From Pseudomonas alcaligenes, a single genomic window includes:
- a CDS encoding sulfonate ABC transporter substrate-binding protein, which translates to MRTITLRRSLVALFAAAISFGAITQAQAETLRIGYQKYGTLVLLKAKGTLEKRLAEQGVDVKWTEFPGGPQLLEGLNVGSVDFGVTGETPPVFAQAAGADLLYVAHEPPAPTGEAILVPKTSSIKSVAELKGKKVALNKGSNVHYLLVRALEDAGLKYSDIQPVYLPPADARAAFERGSVDAWVIWDPFQSAAEHQLQARSLRDGSGLVDNHQFYLATRTYAGKNPQVINVLIEEIRGVGEWVKGNVDEATAQVAPLIGLSPEITRQAVERQGYGAQLITPDVVAAQQKIADTFTDLKLIPKKLSIKDVIWTPPAKLAQQ; encoded by the coding sequence ATGCGCACCATTACTTTGCGTCGGAGCCTGGTCGCCCTGTTTGCCGCGGCCATCTCGTTCGGCGCCATCACTCAAGCTCAAGCCGAGACCCTGCGTATCGGTTACCAGAAATACGGCACCCTGGTGCTGCTCAAGGCCAAGGGCACGCTGGAGAAGCGTCTGGCCGAGCAGGGCGTGGATGTGAAATGGACTGAGTTCCCGGGCGGCCCGCAGCTGCTCGAAGGCCTCAACGTCGGCTCGGTGGACTTTGGCGTGACGGGCGAAACCCCGCCGGTATTCGCCCAGGCCGCCGGTGCCGACCTGCTCTATGTGGCCCATGAGCCGCCAGCCCCCACCGGCGAGGCGATCCTGGTGCCGAAGACTTCGTCGATCAAATCGGTGGCTGAGCTCAAGGGCAAGAAAGTCGCCCTGAACAAGGGCTCCAACGTGCACTACCTGCTGGTGCGCGCCCTGGAAGATGCCGGCCTGAAATACAGCGACATCCAGCCCGTGTACCTGCCGCCTGCCGATGCCCGCGCCGCTTTCGAGCGTGGCAGCGTCGATGCCTGGGTGATCTGGGATCCCTTCCAGTCCGCCGCCGAACACCAGCTGCAGGCGCGCAGCCTGCGTGATGGCTCGGGCCTGGTCGACAACCACCAGTTCTACCTGGCCACCCGCACCTACGCCGGCAAGAACCCGCAGGTGATCAACGTGCTGATCGAGGAAATCCGCGGGGTTGGTGAATGGGTGAAAGGCAACGTCGACGAAGCCACCGCCCAGGTCGCGCCGCTGATCGGCCTGTCGCCGGAAATCACCCGCCAGGCCGTCGAGCGCCAGGGCTACGGCGCGCAGCTGATCACCCCGGACGTGGTCGCTGCCCAGCAGAAGATCGCCGACACCTTCACCGACCTCAAGCTGATCCCCAAGAAGCTCAGCATCAAGGACGTGATCTGGACGCCGCCAGCCAAGCTGGCCCAGCAGTAA
- the ssuD gene encoding FMNH2-dependent alkanesulfonate monooxygenase has product MSLNIFWFLPTHGDGKYLGTSEGARAVDHGYLQQIAQAADRLGFGGVLIPTGRSCEDSWLVAASLIPVTQRLKFLVALRPGIISPTVAARQAATLDRLSNGRALFNLVTGGDPDELAGDGLNLSHAERYEASVEFTRIWRRVLEGEVVDYDGKHIQVKGAKLLYPPIQQPRPPLYFGGSSDAAQDLAAEQVELYLTWGEPPAAVAEKIAQVRAKAAAQGRAVRFGIRLHVIVRETNAEAWAAADKLISHVDDDTIARAQASLARFDSVGQQRMAALHGGSKDNLEVSPNLWAGVGLVRGGAGTALVGDGPTVAARVKEYADLGIDTFIFSGYPHLEESYRVAELLFPHLDVNRPQVPEGRGYVSPFGEMVANDILPRAASAS; this is encoded by the coding sequence ATGAGTCTGAACATTTTCTGGTTCCTGCCCACCCACGGCGACGGCAAGTACCTCGGCACCAGCGAAGGCGCCCGCGCCGTCGACCACGGCTACCTGCAGCAGATCGCCCAGGCCGCCGACCGCCTCGGTTTTGGCGGTGTGCTGATTCCCACCGGGCGCTCCTGCGAGGACTCCTGGCTGGTGGCCGCTTCGCTGATCCCGGTGACGCAACGCCTGAAATTCCTGGTCGCCCTGCGCCCCGGGATCATTTCCCCGACGGTCGCCGCGCGCCAGGCCGCGACCCTGGATCGCCTGTCCAACGGCCGCGCGCTGTTCAACCTGGTAACCGGTGGTGATCCTGACGAACTGGCCGGCGATGGCCTCAACCTCTCCCACGCCGAACGCTACGAAGCCTCGGTGGAGTTCACCCGCATCTGGCGCCGCGTGCTCGAAGGCGAAGTGGTCGACTACGACGGCAAGCATATCCAGGTGAAGGGTGCCAAATTGCTCTACCCACCGATCCAGCAGCCGCGTCCGCCGCTGTATTTCGGTGGCTCCTCGGATGCCGCGCAAGACCTCGCTGCCGAGCAGGTCGAGCTGTACCTGACCTGGGGCGAGCCGCCCGCTGCAGTGGCCGAGAAGATCGCCCAGGTGCGCGCGAAAGCCGCTGCCCAGGGCCGCGCAGTGCGCTTCGGCATCCGCCTGCACGTGATAGTGCGCGAGACCAACGCAGAGGCCTGGGCCGCCGCCGACAAGCTGATTTCCCATGTCGACGACGACACCATCGCCCGCGCCCAGGCTTCCCTGGCGCGCTTCGACTCGGTCGGCCAGCAGCGCATGGCCGCCTTGCACGGCGGCAGCAAGGACAACCTGGAAGTCAGCCCCAACCTCTGGGCCGGGGTCGGCCTGGTGCGTGGCGGCGCGGGTACCGCGCTGGTCGGCGATGGCCCGACCGTGGCCGCGCGGGTCAAGGAATACGCCGACCTCGGCATCGACACCTTCATCTTCTCCGGCTACCCGCACCTGGAAGAGTCGTACCGGGTCGCCGAGCTGCTGTTCCCGCACCTGGACGTCAACCGTCCGCAGGTGCCGGAAGGCCGCGGCTATGTCAGTCCGTTCGGCGAGATGGTGGCCAACGACATTCTGCCTAGGGCCGCTTCGGCGAGTTGA
- the ssuC gene encoding aliphatic sulfonate ABC transporter permease SsuC, with protein sequence MSTQKLHKIGLRLAPWALPLTLLAIWQIAVVAGLLSTRILPAPSAVIEAGWALLQSGEIWHHLAISGWRASIGFAIGGGIGLALGFITGLSKWGERLLDSSVQMIRNVPHLALIPLVILWFGIDESAKIFLVALGTLFPIYLNTYHGIRNVDPALVEMARSYGLKGFALFWQVILPGALPSILVGVRFALGFMWLTLIVAETISASSGIGYLAMNAREFLQTDVVVLAILLYAVLGKLADVAARGLERVWLRWHPAYQAKAGAQ encoded by the coding sequence ATGTCGACGCAAAAGCTACACAAAATCGGCCTGCGCCTGGCGCCCTGGGCCCTGCCGCTGACCCTGCTGGCGATCTGGCAGATCGCCGTGGTCGCCGGTTTGCTGTCCACCCGCATCCTACCGGCACCCAGTGCGGTGATCGAGGCCGGCTGGGCGCTGCTGCAAAGCGGCGAAATCTGGCACCACCTGGCCATCAGCGGCTGGCGCGCCAGCATCGGCTTCGCCATCGGCGGCGGCATCGGCCTGGCCCTGGGCTTCATCACCGGCCTGTCGAAATGGGGCGAGCGCCTGCTCGACAGCTCGGTGCAGATGATCCGCAACGTGCCGCACCTGGCGCTGATCCCGCTGGTGATCCTGTGGTTCGGCATCGACGAGAGCGCGAAGATCTTCCTGGTCGCCCTCGGCACTCTGTTCCCGATCTACCTCAACACCTACCACGGCATCCGCAACGTCGACCCGGCGCTGGTGGAGATGGCGCGCAGCTACGGCCTGAAAGGGTTCGCCCTGTTCTGGCAGGTGATCCTGCCCGGCGCGCTGCCGTCGATCCTGGTTGGCGTGCGTTTCGCCCTCGGCTTCATGTGGCTCACCCTGATCGTCGCCGAGACGATTTCCGCCAGCAGCGGCATCGGCTACCTGGCGATGAACGCCCGCGAGTTCCTGCAGACCGACGTGGTGGTGCTGGCAATCCTGCTCTACGCGGTACTCGGCAAGCTGGCGGATGTCGCCGCCCGCGGCCTGGAGCGCGTGTGGCTGCGCTGGCACCCGGCCTACCAGGCCAAGGCAGGTGCGCAATGA
- the ssuB gene encoding aliphatic sulfonates ABC transporter ATP-binding protein has product MTALHSIRQGIPLAIEGIRKAFGERQVLNDIDLHIPAGQFVAVVGRSGCGKSTLLRLLAGLDAPSSGQLLAGKGPLSAAREDTRLMFQDSRLLPWKRVIDNVGLGLSGNWKPKAREALAAVGLADRANEWPAALSGGQKQRVALARALIHQPRLLLLDEPLGALDALTRIEMQQLIERLWQQHGFTVLLVTHDVSEAVAIADRVILIEDGEVGLDLPVELPRPRQRGSARLAALEAEVLNRVLALPELPPQPEPVSPLPTQLRWAL; this is encoded by the coding sequence ATGACTGCCCTGCACAGCATTCGCCAGGGTATTCCCCTGGCCATCGAAGGTATCCGCAAAGCGTTCGGTGAGCGTCAGGTGCTGAACGATATCGACCTGCATATCCCGGCCGGCCAGTTCGTCGCCGTGGTCGGCCGCAGCGGTTGCGGCAAGAGCACCCTGCTGCGCCTGCTGGCCGGGCTGGATGCGCCGAGTAGCGGCCAACTGCTGGCCGGCAAGGGGCCGTTGTCTGCCGCCCGCGAAGACACCCGGCTGATGTTCCAGGACTCGCGCCTGCTGCCGTGGAAGCGGGTGATCGACAACGTCGGCCTCGGCCTGTCCGGCAACTGGAAACCCAAAGCGCGCGAAGCACTGGCTGCGGTCGGCCTGGCCGACCGCGCCAATGAATGGCCGGCGGCCCTGTCCGGTGGGCAGAAGCAGCGCGTGGCCCTGGCCCGTGCCTTGATCCACCAGCCGCGCCTGCTGCTGCTCGACGAGCCGCTCGGCGCCCTGGATGCGCTGACCCGTATCGAGATGCAGCAGCTGATCGAGCGCTTGTGGCAGCAGCATGGTTTTACCGTGCTGCTGGTCACCCACGATGTCAGCGAGGCCGTGGCCATCGCCGACCGGGTGATCCTGATCGAAGACGGCGAGGTCGGCCTCGATCTGCCGGTCGAGCTGCCGCGTCCGCGTCAGCGCGGCTCGGCGCGCCTGGCCGCACTGGAAGCCGAAGTACTCAACCGCGTGCTGGCGCTGCCCGAACTGCCGCCCCAGCCGGAACCCGTTTCACCCCTGCCCACGCAGTTGCGCTGGGCCCTTTGA
- a CDS encoding molybdopterin-binding protein encodes MTIKAINVRNQFKGTIKEIVEGDVLSEIDVQTAAGIVTSVITTRSVRELELGVGSEVIAFVKSTEVSIAKL; translated from the coding sequence ATGACCATCAAAGCCATCAACGTCCGCAACCAGTTCAAAGGCACCATCAAGGAAATCGTCGAAGGCGACGTGCTGTCGGAAATCGACGTGCAGACCGCTGCCGGCATCGTCACCTCGGTGATCACCACCCGTTCCGTGCGCGAGCTGGAGCTGGGCGTGGGCAGCGAAGTGATTGCCTTCGTCAAATCCACCGAGGTGTCGATCGCCAAGCTCTGA